From Salmo salar chromosome ssa04, Ssal_v3.1, whole genome shotgun sequence, one genomic window encodes:
- the mrps17 gene encoding small ribosomal subunit protein uS17m — protein sequence MSVKQASVHAKWIIGRVIGTKMQKTAKVRVTRLVLDPYLLKYYNKRKTYFAHDALQQCTVGDIVLLKALAERRSRHVKHELAEIVHKVGNVVDPLTGKRVAGSEFLECLTDPPHSLEQECTTLTEKLQELNISAAASSGATLVSSSTTTP from the exons ATGTCTGTAAAACAGGCTTCAGTCCATGCTAAATGGATCATCGGCAGAGTGATCGGGACCAAGATGCAGAAGACCGCAAAAGTTAGAGTCACCAGACTGGTTCTGGATCCGTACCTGCTCAAG TACTACAACAAGAGAAAGACCTACTTCGCCCACGATGCCTTGCAGCAGTGCACCGTGGGAGATATAGTCCTTCTGAAGGCCCTTGCTGAGCGCAGGTCGAGACATGTGAAACATGAACTGGCAGAGATAGTCCACAAGGTGGGCAACGTGGTGGACCCCCTGACAGGGAAGAGGGTGGCGGGGAGCGAGTTTCTAGAGTGCCTCACTGACCCCCCACACAGTCTGGAGCAGGAGTGTACGACGCTAACAGAGAAATTACAGGAACTCAACATCTCTGCTGCTGCCTCTTCAGGTGCAACCTTGGTCTCGTCATCCACAACCACACCTTGA